In the genome of Bremerella sp. JC817, one region contains:
- the rpmA gene encoding 50S ribosomal protein L27: MAHKKGQGSSRNGRDSNPQYRGVKKYGGQSVTAGSILVRQLGTKFRPGKNVGMGKDYTLFALTDGTVLFDQGSRRVNIVVAEAN; this comes from the coding sequence ATGGCCCATAAGAAAGGTCAAGGTTCTAGCCGCAACGGTCGCGATTCTAACCCGCAGTACCGCGGCGTGAAGAAGTACGGCGGTCAGTCGGTTACCGCTGGTAGCATTCTGGTTCGCCAGCTCGGCACCAAGTTCCGCCCTGGCAAGAACGTTGGCATGGGCAAGGACTACACCCTGTTCGCTTTGACCGACGGTACGGTCTTGTTCGATCAGGGCAGCCGCCGCGTGAACATCGTCGTGGCAGAAGCCAACTAA
- a CDS encoding acyl carrier protein, producing the protein MAPSDDEVFEKVREALVDALGVDEEEVVPEATMVGDLGAESIDFLDIVFRLEKAFGITIPRDELFPEDILTNAEYVQDGKVTPEGLAELKKRMPFADLSKFEANPVVTDFGNLLTVNDMCSYVKSKLA; encoded by the coding sequence ATGGCACCCTCGGATGACGAAGTTTTTGAAAAGGTCCGCGAAGCCTTGGTAGACGCCCTGGGCGTTGACGAGGAAGAAGTGGTACCGGAGGCCACCATGGTCGGCGATCTGGGTGCCGAGTCGATCGACTTCCTGGATATCGTGTTCCGCCTGGAAAAGGCTTTTGGCATCACGATTCCACGTGACGAACTGTTCCCAGAAGACATTCTGACCAACGCCGAATACGTCCAAGACGGCAAGGTGACTCCAGAAGGTCTGGCCGAACTGAAGAAGCGTATGCCTTTCGCTGACCTCAGCAAGTTCGAAGCAAATCCGGTTGTTACCGACTTCGGCAATCTGCTGACCGTCAACGACATGTGCAG
- a CDS encoding 3-hydroxyacyl-ACP dehydratase FabZ family protein codes for MKFCLIDQISEIHPGERVSAIKCLTLAEEYLQDHFPRFPVMPGVLMLEAMTQTGAWLVRVTNNFSHSTTVLKEARNVKYGNFVEPGEMLVVKAELIKMDGNLASLKVSGEVAGNVAVSSRIVLESSNSSGTDEPNETDLNAIRVLKLQYELLNRQQASV; via the coding sequence ATGAAGTTCTGTCTGATCGATCAAATCTCGGAGATTCATCCTGGCGAGCGAGTTTCGGCTATCAAATGCCTGACGTTGGCCGAAGAGTACCTCCAGGATCACTTTCCCCGTTTCCCGGTGATGCCGGGTGTGTTGATGCTTGAAGCAATGACGCAGACCGGGGCCTGGTTGGTTCGCGTAACGAACAACTTCAGCCATAGCACGACCGTGTTGAAAGAAGCACGGAACGTGAAGTATGGCAACTTTGTCGAACCGGGCGAAATGCTGGTCGTCAAAGCTGAACTGATCAAGATGGATGGCAACCTGGCGTCGCTCAAAGTTTCGGGCGAAGTGGCAGGCAACGTTGCCGTCAGTTCCCGCATCGTACTAGAGAGTTCCAACTCGTCGGGTACCGACGAGCCGAATGAAACGGATCTGAATGCGATCCGTGTATTGAAGCTACAATACGAACTGCTCAATCGCCAACAAGCATCGGTGTAA
- the nadA gene encoding quinolinate synthase NadA yields MSTVSLGSFDFAPYRSLSNEELTQRIQKVRDEMGSRLLILGHHYQQDEVIELSDLRGDSYQLSKMAAESSDCRYIVFCGVHFMAETADILANRPEKITERDGQRVTVVLPDMAAGCSMADMAAIEQVENAWEDLGEVIDTNDITPVTYINSAASLKSFVGKHGGIVCTSSNADKALKWAFNRTSRALFFPDQHLGRNTALTMGVTEEQMPVWNPYAAELGGSSEAQLKESKVILWQGHCSVHQMFKREHVDAFRQNHPGIQILVHPECMREVNEIADVSGSTGKIIETVRKAPAGTKWAIGTELHLVNRLKKEHPEQEIHFLSPVVCMCATMYRIDLAHLCWTLENIAAGTPVNEIRVDDETAKWSRVALERMLEVSA; encoded by the coding sequence ATGTCGACCGTTTCCCTGGGATCTTTCGATTTCGCCCCTTACCGGTCCCTTTCCAACGAAGAACTGACGCAGCGAATCCAGAAGGTTCGCGACGAGATGGGAAGCCGTTTGCTGATCCTGGGTCACCATTATCAGCAGGACGAGGTGATCGAACTGTCGGACCTTCGCGGCGATAGCTACCAACTCAGCAAGATGGCGGCCGAGAGCAGCGATTGCCGCTACATCGTCTTCTGCGGCGTCCACTTCATGGCCGAAACCGCTGATATTCTGGCCAACCGCCCAGAGAAGATCACCGAACGAGACGGCCAGCGGGTCACGGTTGTCCTGCCCGACATGGCCGCCGGATGCTCGATGGCCGACATGGCCGCGATCGAACAGGTCGAAAATGCCTGGGAAGACCTGGGCGAGGTGATCGACACAAACGACATCACACCAGTCACTTACATCAATTCGGCAGCCAGTCTGAAGTCGTTCGTAGGCAAGCATGGCGGGATCGTCTGCACGTCGAGCAACGCCGACAAAGCCTTGAAATGGGCGTTCAACCGCACCAGCCGGGCCCTCTTCTTCCCCGATCAGCACCTGGGCCGAAACACGGCCCTGACCATGGGCGTGACCGAAGAGCAGATGCCGGTCTGGAACCCTTACGCGGCCGAACTGGGGGGCAGCAGCGAAGCCCAACTGAAGGAGAGCAAAGTGATCCTCTGGCAGGGGCACTGCAGCGTTCACCAGATGTTCAAACGGGAACATGTCGACGCTTTCCGCCAGAATCACCCAGGCATTCAGATCCTCGTTCACCCCGAATGCATGCGAGAAGTGAACGAAATCGCCGACGTTTCGGGCTCGACTGGCAAGATCATCGAGACCGTTCGCAAGGCTCCGGCCGGCACCAAATGGGCGATCGGAACTGAATTACATCTGGTGAATCGCCTGAAGAAAGAGCATCCTGAGCAGGAAATTCACTTCCTGAGTCCGGTCGTCTGCATGTGTGCCACGATGTACCGCATCGATCTAGCTCACCTTTGCTGGACGCTCGAAAACATCGCCGCCGGCACGCCGGTCAACGAAATTCGGGTCGACGACGAGACCGCCAAGTGGTCGCGGGTCGCTTTGGAGCGAATGCTGGAAGTCTCGGCATAA